A genome region from Natronobeatus ordinarius includes the following:
- a CDS encoding glucosamine inositolphosphorylceramide transferase family protein: MTTNRRSLTTRARAVYHERGLTAVLSAGFHRAFSHVPGDEAILESLHAVVHGRTAGRNPAITARDVDDYGRCQFVADPFLVVEDGTWHLFFEVYNPNRTPDAVIGHATSESRGRAWTYEGIVLQEDRHLSFPFVFEHDGEYQMLLESGGRAGRPRTIDCYRAAPFPTGWEHERTLLELDRMGDTVVFEHDDRWWLVGGHQDTGLFVHWSDDLLTSEWHAHDENPVVGPDRVSRPAGRPLVEDGRVLFFFQDCDRVYGDAVRAFEFTELTPDSYADRELPCSPILEGDGWIGWNAGRMHHVDPRRVDGEWVWAVDGDSTGKWLFKDRWSIGVLEGPSLPLADAP, from the coding sequence GTGACGACGAATCGACGGAGTTTGACAACCCGTGCTCGAGCCGTCTACCACGAACGTGGTCTCACCGCGGTGCTGTCGGCGGGATTTCACCGCGCGTTCAGTCACGTCCCCGGCGACGAGGCCATCCTCGAGTCCCTCCACGCTGTCGTCCACGGGCGAACCGCGGGACGAAACCCGGCGATCACCGCCCGCGACGTCGACGACTACGGTCGGTGTCAGTTCGTCGCGGACCCCTTCCTCGTCGTCGAGGACGGGACGTGGCACCTCTTTTTCGAGGTGTACAATCCGAATCGGACGCCCGACGCGGTGATCGGTCACGCGACGAGCGAGAGCCGCGGCCGAGCGTGGACGTACGAGGGCATCGTGTTGCAGGAAGATCGCCACCTCTCGTTCCCGTTCGTTTTCGAACACGACGGCGAGTACCAGATGCTCCTCGAATCCGGCGGCCGCGCCGGGCGACCGCGAACGATCGACTGCTACCGGGCGGCGCCGTTCCCGACGGGCTGGGAGCACGAGCGGACGCTGCTCGAGCTCGATCGGATGGGTGATACGGTCGTCTTCGAGCACGACGACCGGTGGTGGCTCGTCGGCGGCCACCAGGACACCGGGCTGTTCGTCCACTGGAGCGACGACCTCCTGACGTCCGAGTGGCACGCACACGATGAAAACCCCGTCGTCGGCCCCGACCGGGTCTCTCGTCCCGCGGGCCGACCGCTCGTCGAGGACGGCCGGGTTCTCTTCTTCTTCCAGGACTGCGACCGCGTCTACGGCGACGCCGTCCGCGCGTTCGAGTTCACCGAACTGACGCCCGACAGCTATGCGGACCGGGAACTCCCCTGCTCGCCGATCCTCGAGGGCGACGGATGGATCGGCTGGAACGCCGGACGGATGCACCACGTCGATCCTCGGCGCGTCGACGGCGAGTGGGTGTGGGCCGTCGACGGCGACTCGACGGGGAAGTGGCTCTTCAAGGATCGGTGGTCGATCGGCGTACTCGAGGGGCCGTCCCTCCCGCTCGCGGACGCTCCCTGA
- a CDS encoding GIY-YIG nuclease family protein: MTTGGTYVLEITVSHSITVEVGALGPLTFAADAYAYVGSAFGPGGFSRVDRHRELARGERDVRHWHVDYLLGQPATRLEAVVTVPGEDCECELASTLPGEPVAGFGASDCDCEAHLLELVDREAFHERCDRVGGGRSIEFDRSG; encoded by the coding sequence ATGACAACCGGCGGGACGTACGTCCTCGAGATCACCGTCTCCCATTCGATCACCGTCGAGGTTGGCGCGCTCGGACCCCTGACGTTCGCGGCCGACGCTTACGCCTACGTCGGCAGCGCGTTCGGGCCGGGCGGCTTCTCTCGGGTGGATCGACACCGCGAGCTGGCCCGTGGCGAGCGCGACGTCCGCCACTGGCACGTCGACTACCTGCTGGGACAGCCGGCGACGCGCCTCGAGGCGGTCGTGACCGTCCCGGGCGAGGATTGCGAGTGCGAGCTCGCGTCGACGCTCCCCGGCGAGCCGGTCGCGGGCTTCGGCGCGTCGGATTGCGACTGTGAGGCGCACTTGCTCGAGCTCGTGGACAGGGAGGCGTTCCACGAACGTTGCGATCGAGTCGGCGGTGGGCGGTCGATCGAGTTCGACCGATCCGGCTGA
- a CDS encoding MFS transporter, whose product MKTVGVRYGPHLVAFSIGYVVFSYASVPGVIVDEFDVGYTAVGLLMSAALASFVVVQTIGGRLVDDRPTLPILLAIVVINAALAVVLDLAPSFTSILGLRALWGLVGGLAVTVCATQLSRVYEGPTATWHQGLNGAMFTLGGATSFVLTPPLVAQTGWFGVHAVGALAAVPAIVVLWGDRTRADRTAPIGTSTSDDVRQHGESRSTDGGRPRARFSTLRNRVVLLAALCNVATLGAYITLATFVTAYFDDLGIVGPVSAIALFVAALGRVGGGIAVLRPDVGDGRVIAGAAGVGALGLVTLTVVDGPALVALLLLALAAVSLPFGAIFKTTATATSRDATAVAIVVAAGNVAALVLPAVTGWLRDVTGGYDGAFVLLGLLNLVAAAAGLAIARRD is encoded by the coding sequence ATGAAAACCGTCGGCGTCAGATACGGGCCACACCTCGTCGCGTTCAGCATCGGCTACGTCGTCTTCTCCTACGCGTCGGTTCCGGGCGTCATCGTCGACGAGTTCGACGTCGGCTACACCGCCGTTGGACTGTTGATGAGCGCTGCGCTCGCGTCGTTCGTCGTCGTCCAGACGATCGGCGGCCGACTGGTCGACGACCGGCCGACGCTTCCGATCCTGCTCGCGATCGTCGTCATCAACGCTGCTCTCGCCGTCGTGCTCGACCTCGCTCCGTCGTTTACCTCGATCCTCGGACTCCGCGCACTCTGGGGACTCGTCGGCGGACTTGCGGTGACGGTCTGTGCGACCCAGCTTTCGCGGGTGTACGAGGGGCCGACCGCCACGTGGCACCAGGGGCTCAACGGCGCCATGTTCACGCTCGGCGGAGCGACGTCGTTCGTCCTGACTCCACCGCTCGTCGCACAGACGGGCTGGTTCGGCGTCCACGCAGTGGGCGCACTCGCGGCAGTTCCCGCGATCGTGGTGCTGTGGGGCGACCGCACTCGAGCGGATCGAACGGCACCGATCGGAACGTCGACGTCCGACGACGTCCGACAGCACGGCGAGAGCCGATCCACGGACGGCGGCCGACCGAGAGCCCGGTTTTCGACCCTTCGAAACCGCGTCGTGCTACTTGCAGCCCTCTGTAACGTCGCGACGCTCGGGGCGTACATCACGCTCGCGACGTTCGTCACGGCGTACTTCGACGACCTGGGAATCGTCGGCCCTGTCAGTGCGATCGCGCTCTTCGTGGCGGCACTCGGACGCGTCGGCGGCGGGATCGCCGTCCTCCGTCCGGACGTCGGCGATGGACGGGTGATCGCCGGGGCCGCAGGTGTCGGTGCGCTCGGATTGGTCACACTCACCGTCGTCGACGGTCCAGCACTCGTCGCGCTTCTGTTACTCGCCCTCGCGGCGGTGTCACTCCCCTTCGGTGCGATCTTCAAGACCACCGCGACGGCAACGTCACGCGACGCCACCGCGGTCGCGATCGTCGTCGCCGCCGGCAACGTCGCTGCACTCGTTCTCCCGGCGGTCACGGGCTGGCTCCGCGACGTGACCGGTGGATACGACGGCGCGTTCGTCCTGCTCGGCCTCCTCAACCTCGTGGCGGCCGCGGCAGGGCTCGCCATCGCGAGGCGTGACTGA
- a CDS encoding NAD(P)-dependent glycerol-1-phosphate dehydrogenase, translated as MFEKSTWIRLPRNVVVGHGVRSRTVEVVDDLHLGGRPLFVTSPTPREVAADPIAADFQAAGVDPAVVTIEEARFSAVETVIETAKAEEVAYLVGIGGGKAIDVAKMASDHLGMGFLSVPTAASHDGIVSNRGSVPEGDTRHSVAAEPPLAVVADTEILAEAPWELTTAGCADIISNYTAVMDWRLAHRLQNVEYSEYAAALAEMTAEILVDNADLIRPGLEESAWIVTKALVSSGVAMSIAGSSRPASGAEHLFSHQLDRLAPGAALHGHQVGVGAIMTAYLHGGDRGIWQDIRDALDNIDAPTTAADLGLADDTVIEALSSCHAIRDRYTILGDGMDERAAREVAERTGVVS; from the coding sequence ATGTTCGAGAAGTCGACGTGGATTCGGCTCCCGCGGAACGTGGTGGTCGGTCACGGCGTCCGGTCGCGGACCGTCGAGGTCGTCGACGACCTTCACCTCGGAGGCCGGCCGCTGTTCGTGACGAGCCCTACCCCACGCGAGGTCGCCGCCGATCCGATCGCCGCCGACTTCCAGGCGGCGGGCGTCGACCCCGCGGTCGTCACGATCGAGGAGGCGCGGTTTTCGGCCGTCGAGACCGTCATCGAGACGGCCAAGGCCGAGGAGGTGGCGTACCTCGTTGGGATCGGCGGTGGGAAGGCGATCGACGTCGCGAAGATGGCGAGCGACCACCTCGGAATGGGCTTTCTCTCGGTGCCCACGGCGGCGAGCCACGACGGCATCGTCAGCAACCGCGGTTCGGTTCCAGAGGGTGACACCCGCCACAGCGTCGCGGCCGAACCGCCGCTGGCGGTGGTTGCCGACACCGAGATCCTCGCGGAAGCCCCGTGGGAGCTCACGACGGCGGGCTGTGCGGACATCATCTCGAACTACACCGCGGTGATGGACTGGCGACTCGCCCACCGGCTGCAGAACGTCGAGTACTCCGAGTACGCCGCCGCCCTCGCGGAGATGACCGCCGAGATCCTCGTCGACAACGCCGACCTCATCCGGCCCGGCCTCGAGGAGTCCGCCTGGATCGTCACGAAGGCGCTCGTCTCCTCGGGCGTGGCGATGAGCATCGCGGGCTCTTCGAGACCCGCCAGCGGTGCCGAACACCTCTTCTCACACCAGCTCGACCGGCTCGCCCCCGGCGCGGCGTTACACGGCCACCAGGTCGGCGTCGGGGCGATCATGACCGCGTACCTCCACGGCGGGGACCGAGGAATCTGGCAGGACATCCGGGACGCCCTCGACAACATCGATGCCCCGACGACCGCGGCCGACCTCGGCCTCGCCGACGACACCGTGATCGAGGCGCTCTCGAGCTGTCACGCGATTCGCGACCGGTACACGATCCTCGGCGACGGGATGGACGAACGGGCGGCTCGAGAGGTCGCCGAGCGAACGGGCGTCGTCTCCTGA
- a CDS encoding lysylphosphatidylglycerol synthase transmembrane domain-containing protein yields the protein MRLRQAIPGLVLALALVGLLVYGVGWEAVRSNLERADPAAFAAALVAGGAILALRGAIVHRLLEPVDGAARGWSFVVAFLSGYFARSALPWGRSVGTPITAYLLAANSDSEFEDNLAVVATAEVFAFLASIVVALVGLSVYVMGGDVPGDLLTNLGLVGGVSILVIVALVLAISRGWIQPFLFGLAASLESLAARLPRLPASEGALQARLEGFFTTLERIGAARRTLAAAFALALASWFVNALPLYFGLLALGVDVPLVLAFALAPLASFGGVIPLPGGTGGIEAVLTGLLVATAGLTGDVAAATALLYRLSTYWLHLTVCGLGALYLSATGGPSMVE from the coding sequence ATGCGTCTCCGCCAGGCCATTCCCGGCCTCGTCCTCGCGCTCGCGCTCGTCGGCCTGCTGGTCTACGGCGTCGGCTGGGAAGCGGTGCGTTCGAACCTCGAGCGAGCCGACCCGGCCGCGTTCGCCGCCGCGCTCGTCGCCGGTGGCGCGATCCTCGCCCTCCGAGGGGCGATCGTCCACCGGCTGCTCGAACCGGTCGACGGGGCTGCCCGGGGATGGTCGTTCGTCGTCGCGTTCCTCTCCGGCTACTTCGCGCGGAGTGCCCTGCCGTGGGGTCGGTCGGTTGGGACGCCGATTACCGCCTACCTGCTCGCGGCGAACTCCGACTCGGAGTTCGAGGACAACCTCGCGGTCGTCGCGACCGCCGAAGTGTTCGCCTTCCTCGCGTCGATCGTCGTCGCCCTCGTCGGGCTCTCGGTCTACGTGATGGGCGGCGACGTTCCGGGCGACCTCCTCACCAACCTGGGGCTCGTCGGCGGGGTCAGCATCCTCGTGATCGTCGCACTCGTGCTCGCCATCAGCCGGGGCTGGATCCAGCCGTTCCTGTTCGGGCTCGCCGCCAGCCTCGAGTCGCTCGCGGCCCGTCTCCCACGGCTCCCCGCGAGCGAGGGTGCACTCCAGGCTCGTCTCGAGGGATTTTTCACGACGCTCGAGCGGATCGGCGCGGCGCGCCGGACGCTGGCCGCCGCGTTCGCACTCGCGCTCGCGAGCTGGTTCGTCAACGCCCTCCCGCTGTACTTCGGGCTGCTCGCGCTCGGCGTCGACGTGCCGCTCGTTCTCGCGTTCGCGCTCGCGCCGCTGGCATCGTTCGGCGGCGTGATCCCACTTCCCGGCGGCACCGGCGGCATCGAGGCCGTCCTGACGGGGCTACTCGTCGCGACCGCGGGACTCACCGGCGATGTCGCCGCAGCCACGGCGCTGCTCTACCGGCTCTCGACGTACTGGCTCCACCTGACCGTCTGCGGGCTCGGTGCGCTCTACCTGTCGGCGACCGGTGGCCCCTCGATGGTCGAGTGA
- a CDS encoding ABC transporter substrate-binding protein, with translation MDTREVPVLSAGDQPLVDRLAAGLGENAARVLAYLVLRAEHYPDEEPASEPIVQLGTELNRSRVKDALATLCERELATETTVRTTTSGRPPRAWYTTESRATATRNASDRHAQRLLERSRRWADSENTDGGESVAISEPRSTVSSDADSHVTVGLNWRPNGLQLPLFAALAGGEYDRRGVSVTLEEYRGSARAIESVVDGEADVAIAGAASIVRARADGEPVVPIVVWFQRPMVVFYTTREPFGEPLETVGQLRGRRVGMPIESETGLLGRLYLSQAGVLEETECVDLRGEESEPLQSGTVEVVTGTFSDPMRLEDGGATVDSIHVADQYPIYGPAIVAHAETLRRQPRLLETFLAGTVAGWALATEDPSTAARDVARQTDRPAAWIERVFERAADRFGTTDAVRKHGWGWQSPETWSRLEEALEQVDLLEVRS, from the coding sequence ATGGACACCAGGGAGGTTCCCGTTCTCTCTGCGGGCGATCAGCCGCTCGTCGATCGGCTCGCGGCGGGGCTGGGTGAGAACGCGGCTCGTGTGCTGGCGTACCTGGTGTTACGTGCAGAACACTACCCGGACGAGGAGCCGGCGTCGGAGCCCATCGTTCAACTCGGGACGGAGCTGAACCGGAGTCGGGTCAAAGACGCGCTCGCCACCCTGTGCGAGCGGGAACTGGCGACCGAGACGACCGTCCGAACGACCACGTCGGGTCGGCCACCGAGAGCCTGGTACACGACGGAGTCTCGCGCCACCGCGACGCGGAACGCGTCCGATCGACACGCCCAGCGGTTGCTGGAGCGGAGTCGTCGGTGGGCCGATTCCGAGAACACTGATGGTGGCGAGTCGGTCGCGATATCCGAACCCCGTTCGACGGTATCGTCCGACGCCGATTCTCACGTTACCGTCGGCCTCAACTGGCGGCCGAACGGGCTCCAGCTGCCGCTGTTCGCCGCGCTCGCCGGGGGCGAGTACGACCGTCGAGGTGTTTCGGTCACCCTCGAGGAGTACCGGGGGTCGGCGCGGGCCATCGAGAGCGTCGTCGACGGGGAAGCGGACGTCGCCATCGCGGGGGCGGCGTCGATCGTCCGAGCGCGCGCGGACGGTGAGCCGGTCGTCCCGATCGTGGTGTGGTTCCAGCGACCGATGGTCGTCTTCTACACGACGCGTGAGCCCTTCGGCGAGCCGCTCGAGACGGTCGGACAGCTCCGCGGTCGGCGCGTCGGCATGCCGATCGAGTCAGAAACTGGGCTGCTCGGTCGGCTCTACCTGTCACAGGCGGGCGTCCTCGAGGAGACCGAGTGCGTCGATCTCCGGGGCGAAGAGTCGGAGCCGCTCCAGTCGGGGACGGTCGAGGTCGTCACGGGGACGTTCTCCGATCCGATGCGGCTCGAGGACGGCGGCGCGACGGTCGATTCGATCCACGTTGCGGACCAGTATCCGATCTACGGCCCGGCGATCGTCGCCCACGCGGAGACGCTGAGACGACAACCACGGCTCCTCGAGACGTTCCTCGCCGGGACGGTCGCGGGGTGGGCGCTCGCCACCGAGGACCCGAGCACGGCCGCCCGTGACGTCGCCCGGCAGACGGACCGTCCCGCGGCGTGGATCGAACGCGTCTTCGAGCGGGCGGCCGACCGGTTCGGGACGACGGACGCGGTTCGAAAGCACGGCTGGGGGTGGCAGTCCCCCGAGACGTGGAGCCGGCTGGAGGAGGCGCTCGAGCAGGTCGACCTCCTCGAGGTGAGATCGTGA
- a CDS encoding ABC transporter ATP-binding protein, which produces MIDVDDVTVAFDDVTAIEEIDLAVDEHEFVTVLGPSGCGKTTLLRTIGGLQEPTSGRVRIDGQPPARAQASANVGFVFQQHTLFPWKSALENVTFLRSVAGKPADERGAMALLEKMGLEAFADARPAALSGGMKQRVAIARALHLGADVLLMDEPFGELDEITRDRLGVEVRHIWREEKKTVLFVTHSVPEAVFLADRCVVMASDPGRIDEVFEIDLPRPRDEAVFESTAFHESVSTVRRRIHRTGPWSAATRTMDRSP; this is translated from the coding sequence GTGATCGACGTCGACGACGTGACGGTGGCGTTCGACGACGTGACCGCGATCGAGGAGATCGACCTCGCGGTCGACGAGCACGAGTTCGTCACCGTCCTCGGGCCGTCGGGGTGTGGGAAGACGACGCTGTTGCGGACGATCGGCGGCCTCCAGGAGCCGACGAGCGGGCGCGTTCGCATCGACGGGCAGCCGCCGGCGCGTGCACAGGCGTCGGCCAACGTCGGCTTCGTCTTCCAGCAACACACGCTGTTCCCGTGGAAGTCCGCGCTCGAGAACGTCACCTTCCTCCGATCGGTGGCCGGCAAGCCGGCCGACGAGAGGGGGGCGATGGCGCTCCTCGAGAAGATGGGGCTCGAGGCGTTCGCCGACGCCCGTCCCGCGGCGCTCTCGGGCGGGATGAAACAGCGGGTCGCGATCGCCCGCGCGCTTCACCTGGGGGCGGACGTGCTGTTGATGGACGAGCCGTTCGGCGAGCTGGACGAGATCACGCGGGATCGGCTGGGCGTCGAAGTGCGTCACATCTGGCGCGAGGAGAAAAAGACGGTGCTGTTCGTCACCCACAGCGTGCCCGAGGCGGTGTTCCTGGCCGATCGCTGCGTCGTGATGGCCAGCGACCCGGGACGGATCGACGAAGTGTTCGAGATCGACCTCCCGCGGCCGCGTGACGAGGCGGTGTTCGAATCGACGGCGTTCCACGAGTCCGTTTCGACGGTCCGGCGGCGAATCCACCGCACGGGCCCGTGGTCGGCAGCCACGCGAACGATGGATCGGTCGCCATGA
- a CDS encoding ABC transporter permease, translating into MTSRRPTRASPSQAAAIYSVFRPAVALVAGLGLWWAVTSVFDVPAFYLPPPESVAARLLGNPELYLTNAVSTLEKVLYGGAVGVSTGFALALVVAFVPSVRRIVMPYVVTARVLPKIAIAPVLLIYMGTGMDTAILFVALISFFPMVLNTAAGFDRAPRDHLELLRSVDASRYRRFRSVYLPYALPDVFAGLKQSVTLAVVGAVVAEWIVTDSGLGYVILIGSENIRTDVMLAALFSLLVLGLCLYGAVAVLQRLLLAGTLESGADPS; encoded by the coding sequence ATGACGTCCAGGCGGCCGACTCGAGCGAGTCCGAGTCAGGCAGCTGCGATCTACTCCGTGTTCCGGCCCGCGGTCGCCCTCGTCGCCGGACTCGGCCTCTGGTGGGCAGTGACGAGCGTCTTCGACGTCCCCGCCTTCTACCTGCCGCCGCCGGAAAGCGTCGCCGCTCGCCTCCTCGGCAATCCGGAGCTCTACCTGACCAACGCGGTGTCCACACTCGAGAAGGTGCTCTACGGCGGGGCGGTCGGCGTTTCGACTGGCTTCGCCCTCGCGCTCGTCGTGGCGTTCGTGCCCTCGGTTCGGCGGATCGTCATGCCGTACGTCGTCACGGCGCGCGTCCTCCCGAAGATCGCGATCGCCCCCGTCCTGTTGATCTACATGGGGACGGGGATGGACACGGCCATCCTGTTCGTCGCGCTCATCTCCTTTTTCCCGATGGTCCTGAACACCGCGGCTGGGTTCGATCGGGCGCCGAGGGACCACCTCGAGTTGCTGCGGTCGGTCGACGCGAGTCGCTACCGGCGCTTTCGGTCGGTCTACCTGCCGTACGCGCTGCCCGACGTGTTCGCGGGGCTCAAACAGTCGGTCACCCTCGCCGTCGTCGGCGCGGTCGTCGCCGAGTGGATCGTCACCGACAGCGGGCTTGGCTACGTCATCCTCATCGGTTCGGAGAACATCCGGACGGACGTGATGCTGGCGGCGCTGTTTTCCCTCCTCGTGCTCGGGCTGTGCCTGTACGGGGCCGTCGCTGTACTCCAGCGGCTGCTCCTCGCCGGGACGCTCGAGTCGGGGGCCGATCCGTCGTGA
- a CDS encoding ABC transporter permease, translating into MRTETLRWGPSLLVGVGLLCGWQFVVTTYAIPPVILPSPLDVGAALLETYPQLLADAAVTAVTAGLGLAVGVVVGLGLAFAMTSSRAARDTILPYVVALRIAPVIAIAPLFFLWFGRGIPARALVVASLTLFPMTIATLDGLRSVPREYLDLARSVDAPSTRVFLSIRVPAAASSILAGAKIAATLAIVGAVVAEFVTLNAGIGYRVFETSSRLRTAETYAALVVLSLLGIAFYLLPSLVERAWRDA; encoded by the coding sequence GTGCGAACGGAGACGCTCCGCTGGGGGCCTTCCCTGCTCGTCGGGGTCGGGTTGCTCTGTGGCTGGCAGTTCGTGGTGACTACCTACGCCATCCCGCCAGTCATCCTCCCCTCGCCGCTCGACGTCGGGGCGGCGCTGCTCGAGACGTATCCGCAGCTCCTGGCTGACGCCGCAGTGACGGCGGTCACCGCGGGGCTCGGCCTCGCCGTCGGCGTCGTCGTCGGGCTCGGGCTCGCGTTCGCGATGACGTCCTCTCGGGCGGCACGGGACACCATCCTCCCCTACGTCGTCGCCCTCCGAATCGCCCCGGTCATCGCGATCGCTCCGCTCTTCTTTCTCTGGTTCGGTCGCGGAATCCCCGCACGCGCGCTCGTCGTCGCGTCGCTGACGCTGTTCCCGATGACGATCGCCACCCTCGACGGGCTCCGGTCGGTTCCCCGCGAGTACCTCGACCTCGCCCGGTCGGTCGACGCACCGTCGACGCGCGTGTTCCTCAGCATCCGGGTGCCGGCAGCCGCCTCGAGCATCCTCGCCGGCGCGAAGATCGCGGCCACGCTCGCCATCGTGGGTGCCGTGGTCGCCGAGTTCGTCACGCTGAACGCGGGCATCGGCTACCGGGTGTTCGAGACCTCCTCGCGACTCCGCACCGCGGAGACCTACGCCGCGCTGGTCGTCCTCTCGCTGCTCGGGATCGCGTTCTACCTCCTGCCGTCACTGGTCGAACGGGCGTGGCGGGACGCCTGA
- a CDS encoding ABC transporter substrate-binding protein, giving the protein MPHSRRAFVATLGGVALSGCLGQFGESAGPGEEGDLESASLLLNFQPGGLHAHYYAALERGYYEAEGIDLEAIESGQGSDFSAQQVALGNTEFAITSGDQVLNVNSQDGLDLRCVSVVMQQGPTVVFTARDAFGEELTDASQLEGVTVGSGPGMVRTMTESFLDHHGVLESVEYVDSGFDTVQQLLAGEIDAAGGVFSDVIDAEHQDATIDVLPVNEVIPSYGHVVGVGESYLEENPETVRAFIRATARGAAWAHQNPEEAIDVLVDHEPELGEVRENQLDKWIAMSTEYMLSEAVSEHGWGWNEPEPWEATHETLEAGDFLESEVDPDAIWTNEYIDEESEYVGDYATVVSE; this is encoded by the coding sequence ATGCCCCACTCAAGACGAGCGTTCGTCGCGACACTCGGTGGGGTCGCCCTCTCCGGCTGTCTCGGCCAATTCGGCGAGTCGGCCGGTCCAGGCGAGGAGGGCGACCTCGAGTCCGCATCGCTCCTGCTCAACTTCCAGCCCGGCGGGTTACACGCCCACTACTACGCCGCCCTCGAACGCGGCTACTACGAGGCGGAGGGTATCGACCTCGAGGCGATCGAGAGCGGGCAGGGCTCTGACTTCTCGGCCCAGCAAGTCGCCCTCGGAAACACCGAGTTCGCGATCACGAGCGGCGATCAGGTACTGAACGTGAACAGCCAGGACGGGCTCGACCTCCGCTGTGTCTCCGTCGTCATGCAGCAGGGACCGACCGTCGTCTTCACCGCTCGAGACGCGTTCGGCGAGGAGCTGACCGACGCGAGCCAGCTCGAGGGCGTGACCGTCGGGAGCGGCCCCGGAATGGTCCGGACGATGACCGAGTCGTTTCTCGACCACCACGGCGTGCTCGAGTCGGTCGAGTACGTCGACTCCGGCTTCGACACGGTCCAGCAGCTGCTCGCCGGTGAGATCGACGCCGCGGGCGGGGTGTTCAGCGACGTCATCGACGCCGAACACCAGGACGCGACGATCGACGTCCTCCCCGTGAACGAAGTCATCCCGTCGTACGGTCACGTCGTCGGCGTTGGCGAGTCCTACCTCGAGGAGAATCCCGAGACGGTTCGCGCGTTCATCCGCGCCACCGCGCGGGGCGCGGCGTGGGCCCACCAGAACCCGGAGGAAGCCATCGACGTGCTCGTCGACCACGAACCCGAACTGGGCGAGGTCCGGGAGAACCAGCTCGACAAGTGGATCGCGATGAGCACCGAGTACATGCTCTCTGAGGCCGTTTCGGAACACGGCTGGGGCTGGAACGAACCCGAGCCGTGGGAGGCCACCCACGAGACGCTCGAGGCGGGCGACTTCCTCGAGAGCGAGGTCGATCCCGACGCCATCTGGACCAACGAGTACATCGACGAGGAGTCAGAGTACGTCGGTGACTACGCGACCGTCGTCTCCGAGTGA
- a CDS encoding ArsR/SmtB family transcription factor, translated as MSLIDVLGSPARLKILRELSHGPMYVSELAEAVGMDGSTAVHHLSTLEEYGVVEHYLHGNRKYYLLVKSVELHVAPPPERTFILQARDVDDE; from the coding sequence GTGTCTCTCATCGACGTCCTCGGCAGTCCCGCGCGGCTGAAGATCCTCAGGGAGCTCTCACACGGCCCGATGTACGTCTCGGAACTCGCGGAGGCCGTCGGGATGGACGGCTCGACCGCCGTTCACCACCTGTCGACGCTCGAAGAGTACGGCGTCGTCGAACACTACCTGCACGGCAACCGGAAGTACTATCTGCTCGTCAAGTCGGTCGAGCTGCACGTCGCGCCGCCACCGGAGCGAACGTTTATTCTGCAGGCGAGGGACGTCGACGACGAGTGA